A part of Macrobrachium rosenbergii isolate ZJJX-2024 chromosome 33, ASM4041242v1, whole genome shotgun sequence genomic DNA contains:
- the Nup50 gene encoding nuclear pore complex protein Nup50 isoform X2 — MAKRTATRELTHDNWEAEEEREEMGTFRQASEEQLATRKIKTARRRGTNGEAGAPSVFKGLSVFSSFNSSSTTSTAPTFNFLNSISKESSDNSSGKLNSNCDPTPEKTSQPLKVTQDSALSNAKGSESKSKGPLDNKEVSEEEGKSTIFLTHLKALNEGVVVWIKKHLDKNPHVNLTPVFDDYKKHFSELLKKYPPEEGSSKECEGAPSTNSSKKDLAVGKENTPVVPEVSKETTTVKPFTFGLQTTAAEKPAESVKSIFTFGSNSNDSEKKATPMFTFTGFSSGSQKSEGLNFGNSNSNSSSSGIFGGFNSSTKDGSAGFSFGIGSTLAAPENKDDGDKTEEVSDEPPKVEVNEVKEEGAFYDKKCKLFYMKDGAYVDRGVGTLYLKKVDEKTQLLVRAYTNLGNILLNIVLNNSVPAVRAGKNGVIIVCVPNPPIETDAEKAKEPTKMLIRVKTTEDADALLEKIQENKN, encoded by the coding sequence ATGGCAAAACGCACAGCAACTAGAGAGCTGACCCATGACAACTGGGAAGCAGAAGAAGAACGGGAGGAAATGGGGACATTTCGACAGGCTTCAGAAGAACAGCTGGCAACCAGGAAGATAAAGACTGCGCGGCGACGGGGCACGAATGGGGAAGCGGGAGCACCCTCAGTATTCAAGGGGCTGTCAGTCTTCTCTAGTTTTAATTCCTCTTCAACGACCTCTACTGCACCCACCTTCAATTTCTTGAACAGCATCTCAAAGGAGAGTTCGGACAATTCGTCAGGTAAACTGAACTCTAATTGTGATCCCACTCCAGAGAAGACATCGCAGCCTCTAAAAGTGACACAAGATTCGGCGCTGTCCAATGCCAAAGGATCTGAATCTAAATCAAAAGGACCTTTGGATAATAAAGAGGtttcagaagaagaaggaaagagtaCTATCTTCTTGACCCATCTCAAAGCACTGAATGAAGGAGTGGTGGTTTGGATAAAAAAACATCTAGATAAAAACCCGCATGTCAACCTTACGCCTGTGTTTGATGACTATAAAAAGCATTTTTCAGAGTTGCTAAAGAAATACCCACCTGAAGAAGGTTCCTCCAAGGAATGCGAGGGAGCTCCATCAACAAATTCTTCTAAAAAGGACCTAGCAGTTGGGAAAGAAAACACTCCAGTGGTGCCAGAAGTGTCGAAAGAAACGACGACAGTCAAGCCTTTCACTTTTGGCCTTCAGACTACAGCAGCAGAAAAGCCAGCTGAAAGTGTCAAGTCCATATTTACCTTTGGGTCAAATTCTAATGACAGCGAAAAGAAGGCCACTCCTATGTTTACTTTCACAGGGTTTAGTTCTGGCTCCCAAAAGTCAGAGGGATTAAATTTTGGAAATTCAAACAGCAACAGCAGTAGTTCTGGTATATTCGGTGGGTTTAACTCATCTACAAAAGATGGTAGTGCAGGGTTTAGCTTTGGAATAGGCAGCACATTGGCTGCGCCAGAGAATAAAGACGATGGGGACAAGACGGAAGAGGTTAGTGATGAGCCACCTAAAGTAGAGGTGAATGAGGTAAAGGAAGAAGGTGCGTTTTACGACAAAAAATGCAAGTTATTCTATATGAAAGATGGAGCATACGTTGACAGAGGTGTAGGCACATTATATCTTAAAAAGGTAGATGAAAAGACTCAATTATTGGTTAGAGCATACACAAATCTAGGAAATATATTACTCAACATTGTTCTCAATAACTCTGTACCGGCCGTTCGAGCTGGAAAGAACGGCGTTATTATAGTGTGCGTTCCTAATCCTCCCATAGAAACTGATGCCGAAAAAGCGAAGGAGCCAACCAAGATGTTAATTCGTGTGAAAACCACCGAGGACGCTGATGCGCTATTAGAGAAGATACAGGAGAATAAGAACTGA
- the Nup50 gene encoding nuclear pore complex protein Nup50 isoform X1 — MGKMAKRTATRELTHDNWEAEEEREEMGTFRQASEEQLATRKIKTARRRGTNGEAGAPSVFKGLSVFSSFNSSSTTSTAPTFNFLNSISKESSDNSSGKLNSNCDPTPEKTSQPLKVTQDSALSNAKGSESKSKGPLDNKEVSEEEGKSTIFLTHLKALNEGVVVWIKKHLDKNPHVNLTPVFDDYKKHFSELLKKYPPEEGSSKECEGAPSTNSSKKDLAVGKENTPVVPEVSKETTTVKPFTFGLQTTAAEKPAESVKSIFTFGSNSNDSEKKATPMFTFTGFSSGSQKSEGLNFGNSNSNSSSSGIFGGFNSSTKDGSAGFSFGIGSTLAAPENKDDGDKTEEVSDEPPKVEVNEVKEEGAFYDKKCKLFYMKDGAYVDRGVGTLYLKKVDEKTQLLVRAYTNLGNILLNIVLNNSVPAVRAGKNGVIIVCVPNPPIETDAEKAKEPTKMLIRVKTTEDADALLEKIQENKN, encoded by the coding sequence GGAAAGATGGCAAAACGCACAGCAACTAGAGAGCTGACCCATGACAACTGGGAAGCAGAAGAAGAACGGGAGGAAATGGGGACATTTCGACAGGCTTCAGAAGAACAGCTGGCAACCAGGAAGATAAAGACTGCGCGGCGACGGGGCACGAATGGGGAAGCGGGAGCACCCTCAGTATTCAAGGGGCTGTCAGTCTTCTCTAGTTTTAATTCCTCTTCAACGACCTCTACTGCACCCACCTTCAATTTCTTGAACAGCATCTCAAAGGAGAGTTCGGACAATTCGTCAGGTAAACTGAACTCTAATTGTGATCCCACTCCAGAGAAGACATCGCAGCCTCTAAAAGTGACACAAGATTCGGCGCTGTCCAATGCCAAAGGATCTGAATCTAAATCAAAAGGACCTTTGGATAATAAAGAGGtttcagaagaagaaggaaagagtaCTATCTTCTTGACCCATCTCAAAGCACTGAATGAAGGAGTGGTGGTTTGGATAAAAAAACATCTAGATAAAAACCCGCATGTCAACCTTACGCCTGTGTTTGATGACTATAAAAAGCATTTTTCAGAGTTGCTAAAGAAATACCCACCTGAAGAAGGTTCCTCCAAGGAATGCGAGGGAGCTCCATCAACAAATTCTTCTAAAAAGGACCTAGCAGTTGGGAAAGAAAACACTCCAGTGGTGCCAGAAGTGTCGAAAGAAACGACGACAGTCAAGCCTTTCACTTTTGGCCTTCAGACTACAGCAGCAGAAAAGCCAGCTGAAAGTGTCAAGTCCATATTTACCTTTGGGTCAAATTCTAATGACAGCGAAAAGAAGGCCACTCCTATGTTTACTTTCACAGGGTTTAGTTCTGGCTCCCAAAAGTCAGAGGGATTAAATTTTGGAAATTCAAACAGCAACAGCAGTAGTTCTGGTATATTCGGTGGGTTTAACTCATCTACAAAAGATGGTAGTGCAGGGTTTAGCTTTGGAATAGGCAGCACATTGGCTGCGCCAGAGAATAAAGACGATGGGGACAAGACGGAAGAGGTTAGTGATGAGCCACCTAAAGTAGAGGTGAATGAGGTAAAGGAAGAAGGTGCGTTTTACGACAAAAAATGCAAGTTATTCTATATGAAAGATGGAGCATACGTTGACAGAGGTGTAGGCACATTATATCTTAAAAAGGTAGATGAAAAGACTCAATTATTGGTTAGAGCATACACAAATCTAGGAAATATATTACTCAACATTGTTCTCAATAACTCTGTACCGGCCGTTCGAGCTGGAAAGAACGGCGTTATTATAGTGTGCGTTCCTAATCCTCCCATAGAAACTGATGCCGAAAAAGCGAAGGAGCCAACCAAGATGTTAATTCGTGTGAAAACCACCGAGGACGCTGATGCGCTATTAGAGAAGATACAGGAGAATAAGAACTGA